The following DNA comes from Photobacterium sp. DA100.
TGTGATTTATACCAACCGCCAAATCGCACTGACCGATATCTTACTGATGTTTATTTATCTTGAAGTGCTGGCCATGGTTCAGCAGTTTGTCACCAACGGCAAGATCCCGGTTCGATATCCGATTTACATCGCGATCATGGCTATAGCCCGATACATCACACTCGGTATGAAAGAGCTCGATGGTGTCTATATAGTCTGGCTATCGGTTGCCGCCTTTATTCTGGCCGCGGCAACGCTCATCATCCGCGTCGGCCATCATTACTGGCCTTACGAGGACGCCGAAGAGCCCGGCTATCGCAATTCGCACGATTAAACGTAAAAGGGAGTGAATATTCACTCCCTTTTACGTTTATTCGTGTGATTGAGGCTTCTTGGATTTACCCAGCTTGGTCTTGTAGTAAGCCTCTGCTTTTTTAACTATTTTGTTGTGCATTTTGGCTCTAAGAGACTCAAAGTCAGCCCCCGCCAAAACCCGTTTTAAATTATTG
Coding sequences within:
- a CDS encoding phosphate-starvation-inducible PsiE family protein, giving the protein MPSHLPKKFSEIFLKLFHILEAILLVGITLATLAAMINEFIVIYTNRQIALTDILLMFIYLEVLAMVQQFVTNGKIPVRYPIYIAIMAIARYITLGMKELDGVYIVWLSVAAFILAAATLIIRVGHHYWPYEDAEEPGYRNSHD